CAGGGACTTTCTCAGTATCAGATTCGGAAGACACAAGGAGCTCCAGCATATCCAGAGTTTTGTAATAGCGCTCTGTTTCCAGATAAAGATCCTTCATAGCAAGATAGGTCTCCGGATCTCCTTCATACTCAACAACCAGATCTTCATAATAAAGTATCGCAGTGTCCAGTTCTTCCATGGCCACAGCCAGTTCAGCAAGGAGTATCCGGTATTCCTTCTTCTCTTCAAGCTCAAGAAGCCGCTCAAGATATTGACGGGACAAGCCCCAGTTCTCATTCTGCTTCTCAAGAAGACTCATATTATGCAGACTTCTTAAATGAGCCGGATCGATCTCCAGACTCCTTTTATAATATTGCGCCGCCTTCTCATCATCTCCGATTTGATACCAGCTGAATCCCAGCATCTCCAGAATCATAAGATTGTCGCCGTCTTGTTTCTCCAGATCCAAAAGAAGCTTTATGGCAAAATCATACTCTTCCGTCTCCAGACTTGTTCTAGCAAGATTATATGCCGCCTGATTGATACTCGGATCAAGAACCAAAGCTCTTTTATAATAGGAGGCTGCCTTTTCATATTCCTCAAGGTCAGAATAGGCATTTCCAATATTGTAATAATCACGTGCCAATTCAAGCCTGGTTCCCGTTGACTTACAGGATGCGGTTAATAATGTTAATAAAAGGGCAGTACTAATTACCCAGAATCGTTTGCTCAATAGTCCTCACCTGAGATCTGTAAAGATTTGCCATATTAGAACCGTAATCCGCAATAAGCTGGATCATATTACGGGGATAGTCATCGATATCTTTACCATTAAGCCTGTCTCCCGCATCACCGAGTCCGGGAAGAATATAGGCTGCATCATTTAAGACTGGATCCATCCAGAGCGTATAACAGGTTATATCTTCGATAGAGCGTATAATCTGAAGAGTCCCCTTCAATGCCGAAATAACATTGAGAAAACGGATTGATTTAGGCTTAACTCCCAGTTCAAGAATATATTTCACAATAGTAACCAGACTTCCACCGGTCGCATTCATGGGATCTGCAAAAATAAGATCCTTTCCATCCAGTTCTTCAGGATTAAAAAAGGATTTATCCAGATCAAGAATATATTCCATATTATGCTTCATCCTGGAATCGTCCCTCTTTATCTTAAATAGAGCAAAGGGGGTGACATAACCGGTAGAGGAATACTCCTGAATCTCCTTACTGAGAATCATGGAAGGCAGAAGAGCTCCGCGAAGCATTACACACATTACCGAATTTGAAATGGCATCATCCAAATCAGGAATCTTATGTACTGCATAATTCTGAACCGGCACTGTTACAGGAGTTTTCACTATCAGATGGTTCTTACGATTACTCTCTCCACCGTCATATGCCAGATTGAACAACAGCTCATAGGCCCTCTGTACATAATAGACAAACTCATCATGAGGAGTTCTTGTATCTCTCAATTTTGCGATAAGTCTTGATACTTCACCATGCTTGATCTGATGGGTCACAAAAGAATAGACCTTAATAGCCTCTTCCTTTGCTGTGATCTCTTTCATAAAATCACCCATGGTGTCATATAATTTAATAATTTTATCAGTTTCTTTTTTAATTACAGAAGAATTACCTTCTGCAACAGAGAGAGAACGATACGATTCTATGGCCTGAGAATAGTATCCATTCATCTCTTTAATATTTTTGTGATCATCCTCTGTCAGATAACCATTAAGATCTTCTGCTTTCAGAACAACTCTTTTATTCATGATCATTTTCCTCGTCTGCTGATATTCTGTTTAAACTGCAATTATTATACACAAAAAACAGTTCACTCACAAAGTATCTGATGAAATTTGAGTATCCATTATTCAGAGAGAGAATCCAAAAGTTGTATTTACCATAAATCCCCTGCTGCCCTCATCCAGCAAATCTGTTCCTATAAGGTTGATAATCAGCTTCAGATTATTATCTTTCAGAGGATCGATCCTGAGACCTGTATTGAAGATTCCTCGGTTTTCAGAAATTTTATCCTGATAAACAGCATAAGAATAATTTGAAAAATCATTTATCCAGTATACAAAATTTTTAAGCTTGTCCGGAAACAGTCCCAGCTCGAATCCCATGGAATAATTAAAACTGGATGTAACATCACCTGCAGCCAGGATCTGCCATCCGAACATCATGGAGGTTACCGCGGGAAGATCAAAAAAATCACCACTGTAAGTTGCAACAATATATACATCCGAACTATTCCTCAGTTCACTGTCAATATTTTCATAACGGGGTCCTGTAACGGACTCAAAGTTTCCACCCAGGGCCAGAGCCGTTCCTTTTTCCTTATAGAGCTGAAACTTTCCACCTACCAGGATATTTCCGTAGCCTGTATTATCATCAAATTCTTCAAAATCGTAGGCCAGAGCAATCTCTGCTTTTTTAAAAAGACTTATTGTAACTGCCGGTATATGGGCTGTCCCGTTTCCAGTGAGAAGGGAATAAGTGAAATCCAGACCGAAATCAGAATCATCCCATCCCAGGTGAGCTGAAGGTGTCACAATCAGGCCCGTAAGACCTCTCGCATTTGTTCCACCCACCGAAGACTCGGCAAACAGAGATGTGCTGACCAGCAACGTGAGAACAATAAGAACAATTTTATTAAAACCTTTAGACATGGTTTCCTCCAAAGCTATATTTATTAAGAAGTATTTGTTTATTGTACAGCATCTGAGGAGAGAAACAAAACATGAAAATGAAAAAATCTACGGGGATACCGCAATATGAAGAAAATCGGGGAATAATTATAAATAAAAAAAAGGGACAGTCAAAAGACTGTCCCTTTTAGATGCATTTAGCATCTCCAGGGGGAATCGAACCCCCGTTGCCGGGATGAAAACCCGGTGTCCTAACCCCTAGACGATGGAGACAAAAAAAACTAACCGAACAATACGGATATGAGCCGCACTGGGTTCGAACCAGTGACCCACGCCTTAAAAGGGCGTTGCTCTGCCAGCTGAGCTAGCGGCCCGTACATCTCCAGGGGGAATCGAACCCCCGTTGCCGGGATGAAAACCCGGTGTCCTAACCCCTAGACGATGGAGACAAATTGTTCATTCGGTTAGCCTATGAGCCGCACTGGGTTCGAACCAGTGACCCACGCCTTAAAAGGGCGTTGCTCTGCCAGCTGAGCTAGCGGCCCGTAGAACGAGTGGTAATATACCCAATGAGACTGAAAGTGTCAATAATCATTTGTGAAATTCTATATTTAATTTTGCACTGTAGACAGAGAACACTCCCGGTTCTCTAGTTAATTCGTTTCCATAAAAAGAGATACCAAGACCCCAATACTTGAAATTCATGGCCGTTCCAAAGGAAACAAGACCGTCGTTCAAGCCCAGTCGCAGATCGAGAAATCTAAACATCCTCAGTTCCGTACCGGTTCCAAGGTTCAGAATAGGATTCCTGGGATCTTCATAGGCAAAAGCAAAAATATCCCTGTAATCCAGATAGATATCCCAGGGACCGATCCACTTCTGCCGTTTGAAGATATTCGGGCTGTATTTAAACCCTGCTGAGACAATTACAGGTTTCAGAGCAAACTCGGTATGAGAGTAGCCCAGAGACTTGCCGTATTCATCAACACTGCTGTATACAAAGTCTCCGAAAGGGGTAAATGCATCATGTACTGTTAAACCGTATGAGAAGCCCTCAGAGACCTTATGAAGAAGCCCCAGGTCTACACCTGCTCCGGTCATTATATTCATAGGATGAGATACAAAGAGTGAAGGATCTGTAAAAGAATATAGGAATTCCAGAATATCCTTGTCGTAGAGATAGTTCCATTCAACAAAAAACTTCCCCAGAACTCCCCAGGAGGCCTCACCCTTCCATTTTGCCGGAAGAGGCAGCTTTCCCCCTGTCCCCCCTTGAAAAACCAGCTGATCATTCACCCTGAAGGCCGAAGAGACAACCATATTGGGTGTAAATGTAAGTACATCCAACTTATTATAAACTCTGAACCCTGAGCTGTTCTTGATAAATCCCGAATTAATAGGTCCTGAAAGGTCAGCTTTAAAATATGTTCCCTCACTAATAGGAATCAGGCCGACATAATCACTGTCCTGAATCAGATCCATAATCTTATTATTAAAACCGGAAACACCGATGCTCGTATCCGAAAACAGAGCCTGATCCTCAGAAATGGCAAAATAGGCAGGATTATAGAACACAGATGAGAACGTATTTCCATCAGCTGCATGAGGACCGCCGGTGGAATACATGCGGCCTGATATCCAGGTAAGGGGTTCTGCAGGGAGTAAAGATGTGACAATGAGAAATAGAGGTATTAAATAAATCTTCTTCATCTAAAGGCCCAGTCCAAAACTGTCTTGCGTGTTTAGAACGGCCTGTTCCAGCTCTGGGGTATTCTCATATTCAGGATCATCTTTAATATCATCTATATAGGTTTTAATTTCGACAATAGCATCTGCCAGATCCTCTTCTATAGCACCGGGAGTATCATATGCTTCAAGATTCTCCCAGTCTAAAGTTGACAGTAATGTGTCTAGAGTTCCGTCTCTGTAGGCCTCAAACAGCTCTTTTGGCGAAGTCCCGAGTATATCAGCGACATAATACCAGTAAACGATGATCCCCAGGATAGCCATAAACTTCTGAGACCCCGTGGGGTCACCCCGGTACACATACACATCCCGCACTCTGTCGGTGACTTCATATAGAAAGTCTTCAACAATATCCCGGTCAATCACATCCGAAATTTCAGCCTGATTGACCTCAATAGCAATCAAAGTCAGAAAAAGAAGAACCCCTTTAGATCTCACCGACTGAAGATCGGCAACATCCAGGCTGGTTTGAAGATACTCAGCTCTTTCCACAACAGGATCCAGGGCATTTAGGCGGACTTTTTCCCTCTCATACACGGCCGTCATTATCTCTTCATCCCCCGAGGCAATTGCTTCAAGGACAGTAATATTATCAGTGTTTTTAAGACCGGAAAAAAGATTTGCATCCAGCCTGGTATCACATGCCGAGAAAAGAACGAGGGGCATCAATATCAGTATCAACAATTTTTTCATAATGACTATTATATAAAAAACCCGGACATCCTGCGATATCCGGGTTTACTATTTTATTGAAAAATAAGACTTAATAGCGGATTGCAAACTCTAGAGAACCACCCATTTCAGGCTGATCTCCCGCATGTGATCCCATTTCATCTGCATAGAGAGCTCCATTCAGTTCAATAAAGAATAGATCCAGTCCGAATCCAGCAGTGAAATAACCACCCTGCAGACCGGCTCTCAGAGCAACAGAAGAGAGAAGAACCACTTCGGCTCCCAGATCAAGTCTACTCCAGAAAGACTGACTGTCGTACCCATAAAGACTATCTTCACTAACCAGTGGCTGAGAGAAAGCACCGTGAATAGTGGGGTCAACAAACTTATTAAGTTTCCCGAGTGTCGGGTGGTAGGAAATACCAAAGTTCATAGTCCAGGGAGTTACATAGATCTCATCAATTGTTTCATTGGCAAACTGCATTCCGAAAGCGGCTTCTACCGGTTTGAAGAAGTATCTGGTGTTACCGATATCTCTCATGGTGAGGCTGGTGATCAGATCTCTCCAATAGAAGTCCACACCCAGATCAAATCCAACCCCGATACCTGCCATTGCATTGACTGAAGAGAAACTGATCTCTCCACTCGTATCACCGCCGCCTGCTGTATCGGGAACGCTGCCTGTGAGAGCAGCTATATCGATATCTTTGGCAACAAAGCGGTACATAGGGCGAACATCTCCACCTACGACAAGCTTAAACTGACCCAGCTCAAAGGGATGTGCGTAACCGGCCACAAGACCACTGGTCAGCATCAGATCTCCGGTAATACCCAGTGTTGTTTCAACGGGAGGAGCATCCATTTCGGCAACAGTTATAAAGCCGAATCCAAACCGTCGGCCTACATAACCGCCTCCGATCTGAACGGAAGCACCCATACCGTTGGATGTAACCTGATCAAGCATAAGCTCTACAATCTCTTTATCAC
This DNA window, taken from Oceanispirochaeta sp. M1, encodes the following:
- a CDS encoding uracil phosphoribosyltransferase, which translates into the protein MNKRVVLKAEDLNGYLTEDDHKNIKEMNGYYSQAIESYRSLSVAEGNSSVIKKETDKIIKLYDTMGDFMKEITAKEEAIKVYSFVTHQIKHGEVSRLIAKLRDTRTPHDEFVYYVQRAYELLFNLAYDGGESNRKNHLIVKTPVTVPVQNYAVHKIPDLDDAISNSVMCVMLRGALLPSMILSKEIQEYSSTGYVTPFALFKIKRDDSRMKHNMEYILDLDKSFFNPEELDGKDLIFADPMNATGGSLVTIVKYILELGVKPKSIRFLNVISALKGTLQIIRSIEDITCYTLWMDPVLNDAAYILPGLGDAGDRLNGKDIDDYPRNMIQLIADYGSNMANLYRSQVRTIEQTILGN
- a CDS encoding lipopolysaccharide assembly protein LapB, which encodes MSKRFWVISTALLLTLLTASCKSTGTRLELARDYYNIGNAYSDLEEYEKAASYYKRALVLDPSINQAAYNLARTSLETEEYDFAIKLLLDLEKQDGDNLMILEMLGFSWYQIGDDEKAAQYYKRSLEIDPAHLRSLHNMSLLEKQNENWGLSRQYLERLLELEEKKEYRILLAELAVAMEELDTAILYYEDLVVEYEGDPETYLAMKDLYLETERYYKTLDMLELLVSSESDTEKVPGYYFEKAKLEIEILDDPINGQKSLKSALEKGYSERDALLELIELVEPTFRSDVKTLIEEYVSLEEPVEEESDENVKEESETDSSSIQLDKSAADKAILDAGN